Genomic segment of Halorussus sp. MSC15.2:
GGTGGTCTGCGGAGTCCCCATCATCAACACCGCCAGCCCCCGGACCAAGGCGGTTCGCACGGCCTACGACCGCGCGTTCGGCGACGGCTTCGAGTACGCGCTCACGGTCCCCGCCGTCAGGAAGGCCCGGCAGGCGCTCGGCCGGGTGATTCGCGGCCCGGAGGAGGTCGGCGTTCGCGTCCTCGTGGACTCGCGCTACGCCCGCGACTCGTGGGACAGCGTCCGGAAGTACTTCCCCGAGACCGAGCGCGAGGAGTTCCAGCCCGTGAGTCCCGACATGCTGTCGCTCGGACTGGAGCGGTTCTGGCGCGGGCAGGAGTAGGTGTTCTCGGTCGGGAGCGCTCCGACTACGCCCGCCCCGAGGTCACGTCGATTTCAGCGGTCTGCGAGAACGTCCTGTCGTCACGTTCGTCGCGGCGTTCGCGCAGACGCTCGCGGAGGTCGGCCTCGAACGCGTCCTTCTCGTCGCCGAACCGCTCCGGCGAGCAGAACGACAGCGAGAAGACGTAGCCCACGGCTTCGTCTATCGTCCACTCGCGCTCGACCCGGAGCGTTCGGACCTCCACGTCGGCGAACCCGCGGGCTTCGAGCAGTTCGTCCCACGGGTCGTCATACTCCTCGACCGGACCGGTTCGCTCAGGCAGGTCGTCGAGGTACTCGTCGGCGACGTCGTACGCCGCCGCCTCCCAATCCTCCACTCCCCTCGTGAGCCACTCGGTGTCGGCGACAGTGGCTACGCCGCCGCCCGGTTCGGTCATCCGATGGACGCAGTCGAGGGTCGCGCCCTGCTGCATCCAGTGGAACGACCGGCCCATCGTCGTGAGTCGGACGGTCCCGAGGTCGCTCCAGAGGCCCTCGCGCAGGTCGGCGTCGGACCCGACGACCCACTCGACGTTCTCCACCCCGGCCTCTCTGGCCTTCCGGCGGGCCTCTCGAAGCATCTCCTCGTTCGGGTCCATCCCGACCACCTCGCCGACGCGGGCCGCGAGGGGGATAGCGAGCTGGCCCGTCCCACACCCGAGGTCGAGGACGCTGGCGGACTCGTCTAACTCGAATCGGTCTTCGAGGTACCGGACGACGCGCTCGCCGTAGTCGGGGCGATACTCGGCGTAGTACTCCTCGGTCCCGTCGAACCGAGAGGTCGAATCGTCGTCGCTCATAGTTCGCCTTCGTGACCGCGCTCGGAGAAAGCGTCGCTCGATGACGGTTCTCGCGTCGCACCGCTACCGCGCCCTCGGCCACCTCGTCCACTTTCACTTTCACCGCGCCCATGGCTCGCGTTTAACCCCGTCAGGCGACTATCCTGTATCACCCAACGGGAGGCAATTAAATGAAACAACCAGCCACCCCACCCGCCGACGAAGCGGCCGTCCGAATCGAGTCGTACGAGCGTACCAACAGCGACGGGAACCCGGAACTCGTCCTCTACAACCCCGACGAGAGCCACGAGTGGATAAACGCCGCACCGGCGAGTACCGTCGAACTGGAGGACTGGCGATGAGCGCGGAACGCGACGCGGCGGA
This window contains:
- a CDS encoding class I SAM-dependent methyltransferase, with the translated sequence MSDDDSTSRFDGTEEYYAEYRPDYGERVVRYLEDRFELDESASVLDLGCGTGQLAIPLAARVGEVVGMDPNEEMLREARRKAREAGVENVEWVVGSDADLREGLWSDLGTVRLTTMGRSFHWMQQGATLDCVHRMTEPGGGVATVADTEWLTRGVEDWEAAAYDVADEYLDDLPERTGPVEEYDDPWDELLEARGFADVEVRTLRVEREWTIDEAVGYVFSLSFCSPERFGDEKDAFEADLRERLRERRDERDDRTFSQTAEIDVTSGRA